A window of the Paenibacillus woosongensis genome harbors these coding sequences:
- a CDS encoding PcfB family protein, which yields MSTETEAANQVVNMSLKSIEVMAKISGEGAKHLAVYLFAALQGQKRTKGSIRLESLLRSGKELKVFAVKNEDLATFCKEAKRYGVLYCALRDKKNVDGMCDVMVRAEDASKINRIVERFHLATVDTAKIKSEIEKSNGMSEAPAVEQGHEPGHEQVQEQELSKEIAEERNTDDLLDELMGKSELPEPTPSEDDHSTAEKEPAETSHPSENTFERNEVTARDTDPPSRQEPERVSVRQLLREIREENRQQRIWEKDRQPREQAEPLPSRKERIAADKQQANKAKGRKRGKAK from the coding sequence ATGAGTACCGAAACGGAAGCCGCCAATCAGGTTGTCAACATGAGCTTGAAAAGCATCGAAGTCATGGCCAAGATTTCCGGCGAAGGCGCTAAGCATTTGGCGGTATATTTGTTTGCGGCCTTGCAAGGACAAAAACGAACAAAGGGCAGCATCCGGTTGGAGAGTTTGCTGCGCAGTGGGAAAGAATTAAAGGTATTTGCGGTCAAGAACGAAGACCTGGCAACCTTCTGCAAGGAAGCCAAGCGGTATGGCGTGTTGTACTGTGCTTTGCGCGACAAAAAGAACGTGGACGGGATGTGCGATGTGATGGTCCGGGCGGAGGATGCGTCCAAAATCAATCGGATCGTGGAGCGTTTCCACTTGGCCACTGTGGATACCGCCAAAATTAAGAGTGAAATTGAAAAATCCAATGGAATGTCCGAAGCTCCTGCTGTGGAACAAGGACATGAACCAGGTCACGAGCAAGTTCAGGAACAAGAGCTGTCGAAGGAAATCGCAGAAGAAAGGAATACGGACGACTTGTTGGATGAATTGATGGGAAAGTCCGAACTGCCGGAGCCGACTCCATCGGAGGACGACCATTCAACAGCGGAGAAGGAACCGGCGGAAACGTCCCATCCGTCCGAGAATACCTTCGAGCGCAACGAGGTTACCGCAAGGGATACTGATCCACCTTCTCGTCAAGAGCCGGAGCGAGTGTCCGTCCGTCAATTATTGCGGGAAATACGCGAAGAGAACCGGCAGCAAAGGATATGGGAGAAAGACAGACAGCCGCGGGAACAAGCGGAACCGTTGCCGTCTCGAAAGGAGCGGATAGCCGCCGATAAACAACAAGCCAACAAAGCAAAAGGACGAAAGCGAGGGAAAGCCAAATGA
- a CDS encoding VirD4-like conjugal transfer protein, CD1115 family has translation MLVHLSTAMRQPLNIEWVDDTPRCLLIFALIYGLCAGVYLATPRNYRRREEHGSARWGRAKTVNAKYRDRRTEQNKILTQRVKIGLDGRKHRRNLNVLVVGGSGAGKTRFYAKPNVMQASTSYVVLDPKGEILRDTGHLLKAKGYDIKVLDLIHPHRSHGYNPFVYLQDDKDVLKLVTNLIRNTTPKNSNTNDPFWERSETALLEALMLYLLYEAPPEEQNFPMIMEMIAAAEVREEDETYQSPLDELFERLEMRDPEHLAVKQYNIFKLAAGKTAKSILIGLGVRLEKFNLTSIAGMSTVDELDLPRMGTKKTALFAVIPDNDSSFNFIVGMLYTQLFQSLMYEADYRHGGRLPTHVHFVMDEFANVALPDEFDKLLSTMRSREISVSIILQNLAQLKALYKDAWESIVGNCDVFLYLGGNEQSTHKYVSELLGKETIDTNTYGESKGRSGNYSINYQHSGRELLTPDEVRMLDNRYALLFIRGERPIQDDKYDLLRHPNIELTTDGQASPFQHGGTDYAIDWLSVQLHEDGDYELLAEDEVESLFLGKE, from the coding sequence ATGTTGGTCCATCTCAGCACGGCGATGCGCCAGCCGCTTAACATAGAGTGGGTGGACGATACGCCCCGCTGCTTGTTGATTTTTGCGCTGATCTATGGGCTTTGCGCTGGGGTTTATTTGGCGACACCACGGAATTATCGTCGGCGGGAAGAGCACGGCAGCGCCCGCTGGGGCCGAGCGAAAACCGTCAATGCCAAGTATCGAGACAGACGGACGGAACAAAACAAAATTTTGACGCAGCGGGTCAAAATCGGTCTGGATGGCCGCAAGCATCGCCGGAACCTGAACGTGTTGGTTGTCGGCGGCTCCGGCGCGGGCAAAACACGGTTCTATGCTAAGCCGAATGTGATGCAAGCCTCGACCTCTTATGTCGTTCTGGACCCAAAGGGGGAAATATTGCGGGACACCGGTCATCTGCTTAAAGCCAAAGGCTATGACATCAAAGTGCTGGACCTGATTCACCCGCATCGTTCGCATGGCTATAACCCGTTTGTCTATTTGCAGGACGACAAGGATGTCTTGAAATTGGTGACCAACCTGATTCGCAATACGACACCCAAAAACAGCAACACGAACGATCCCTTCTGGGAGCGTTCGGAAACAGCGCTGCTGGAGGCGCTTATGTTGTACTTGCTTTATGAAGCGCCGCCGGAGGAACAAAACTTTCCGATGATTATGGAAATGATCGCCGCGGCGGAAGTGCGGGAGGAAGATGAGACCTATCAGAGTCCGCTGGACGAGTTGTTCGAGCGGTTGGAGATGCGCGACCCGGAGCATTTGGCGGTCAAACAGTACAACATTTTCAAATTGGCTGCCGGAAAAACGGCCAAATCCATTTTGATCGGGCTTGGCGTACGGCTGGAGAAGTTTAATCTGACCAGCATCGCGGGCATGAGTACGGTGGATGAATTGGACTTGCCCCGCATGGGTACGAAAAAAACTGCCTTGTTTGCCGTCATCCCCGACAACGACAGCAGCTTTAACTTCATCGTCGGCATGCTGTACACGCAGCTTTTTCAATCGCTCATGTACGAAGCTGATTACCGGCATGGTGGGAGGCTGCCTACGCATGTTCATTTTGTAATGGACGAGTTTGCCAATGTGGCGTTGCCAGATGAATTTGACAAGCTGCTGTCGACCATGCGGAGTCGGGAAATTTCGGTGTCGATTATCCTTCAAAACCTGGCGCAACTTAAAGCGTTGTACAAGGATGCCTGGGAGTCGATTGTCGGCAACTGCGATGTGTTTTTGTACTTGGGAGGCAATGAACAATCCACACACAAATATGTGTCGGAACTGCTCGGCAAGGAAACGATTGACACCAACACCTATGGTGAGAGCAAGGGGCGCAGCGGTAACTATTCGATCAATTACCAGCATTCGGGAAGAGAATTGTTGACCCCGGACGAAGTGCGGATGTTGGATAACCGCTATGCCCTGCTCTTTATTCGTGGAGAACGACCGATACAGGATGACAAGTATGATTTGCTGCGGCATCCGAACATCGAGCTTACAACGGATGGCCAGGCTTCGCCGTTCCAGCATGGAGGTACGGATTATGCCATCGACTGGTTATCGGTGCAGCTTCATGAAGACGGAGATTACGAGCTGTTGGCAGAGGATGAAGTGGAGTCATTATTTTTAGGAAAGGAATGA
- a CDS encoding glutamyl-tRNA amidotransferase, which translates to MNVKHRWKRWMTLYMVCVLVGSFATPAYANDPMTTVNNLSDFIFGLIRAVGMIILGFGIVQIGLSFKSHDPTQRANGFLTLAGGVVITFTKEILNLIAG; encoded by the coding sequence ATGAACGTGAAACATCGATGGAAACGATGGATGACGCTGTACATGGTTTGCGTGCTGGTGGGGAGCTTTGCTACACCTGCATACGCGAATGATCCGATGACTACCGTGAATAATTTGTCTGATTTTATTTTTGGCCTGATCCGGGCTGTGGGCATGATTATTTTGGGTTTTGGCATTGTGCAGATTGGTTTGTCTTTCAAGTCTCACGACCCTACCCAAAGAGCTAACGGGTTCTTAACACTCGCCGGTGGCGTGGTCATTACCTTTACGAAGGAAATTCTCAACCTGATTGCCGGATAA